TCGGTCAGCGGCGTGGAGTTACCCGCCGTGAGCGTGCCGTTCTGGCGGTCGTAGGCCGCAGACAGGCCCGCGAGTTTTTCCAGGCTGGTGTCGGCACGCAGGTTGTTGTCACGGGCCAGGCCACGATACGGAGTGATCAAGTCGTCAAAAAAGCCACGCTTATAGGCCGCATCCAGGCGCTGGTGGCTGGTGAGGGTCAGTTCATCCTGGGCCAGCCGTTTGATCTGCCAGCGCTTGGCCATTTCTTCGCAGTGTTCACCCATGGACAAACCGGTACGCGGCTCGCCATTGCGCGGCAGCAACGGCTTGAAAAACATCGACGGACGCACCTTCAGCAAGGCCTTCACTTTGGCGCCCATGCCCCTGGCGCGATTGGCCGCCAGCAAGGTGTGGCGCAGCGATTCATTGATGCCGATGGGCGCATCGGAGGTGGTGTCGGCACCGCCGGCGATGCCCACTTCGATCTGGCCGAGGGCGATTTTGTTGGCGACCAGCAAGGCCGCTTCCAGCCCGGTGCCGCAGGCTTGCTGTACGTCGTAGGCAGGGGTGTCAGATGACAATGTGGTAGACAGCAACGCCTCACGCGCCAGGTTGAAGTCGCGCGAATGCTTGATCACCGCGCCCGCAGCAAACTCGCCCAGGCGCTGGCCGTGCAGGTTGTAGCGTTCGACCAGGCCTTGCAGCGCAGCCACCAGCAAGTCCTGATTGCTGTCGTGGGCATACACCGTGTTGGAGCGGGCAAACGGGATACGGTTGCCGCCGATAATCGCCACGCGGCGGGTCGGGGCCGGGTTGAAGCTGTAGTCACTCATTCGTGGCTCTCTTTCCAAATAAATAGCCCGCGCATATGCGGTTTGTCACCGGCAAAATTGCGCACTTCGAACTCACGGCGCGGGCCGGTCACCGGGCGGCTCCACAGTGCAACCTGGCCGGGCAGGAAGATCGGCAGCTTGAAGTCGCAATGCGCTTGCGCCTGATCCAGCCCGCCCGGCGGTTGCTGCGCCGCCAGTGCGCGGCCCAGGGTCCACATGCCATGGGCGATGGCGCGGCGAAAGCCGAAGATCCTGGCGCCGATCACCGAGGTATGAATCGGGTTGAAATCCCCCGAGACCTTGGCAAACCGGCGCCCCAGGTCGGCCGGCAGCACCCAGCGCTGGGTGCGCAACAGGCCGTCTTCCTGCAAGGCCAGCACGTCGTCCCAGGGTTCGCCGACCGGGTCTTTGACGTCGCGGCGCAGGTACAGGCTGTCGCTTTCCCACACCAACGTATCCGCCGCAAAGGCGCGGGTGGCGATGCTCAGCGCCTGGCCCTTGGGGTGCGCCACCCAGCGCTCGCAATACACTTCCAGGCGCAATGCCTGGCCTTCGTGCAAACGCTGGTGCTGACGAATGCGATTGGCCAGGTGCACCATGCCACTGGCCGGGTACGGGAAACTCGGCCGGGTCAGCAACATCAAGTGCAGTGGGAACGCCAGCACATGCGGATAAGACAGCGGCACGCCCTGTTCACGGCGAAAACCGCAGGCACGGCCATAGGCGGCGATGCCAGTGGCGCTCAGTTCCACCGCCGAACGCACCAGCCGTTCTGCAGGCAATGGCGGCGGCCCGTCGAGCTTGGGTTTGCGCAGTGCGCGCACGCCGTCCAGCAACAGCTGGGTGCGTGACGGTGGCGGGTCGATGATCTGCGTCACGTAGTCCATGGTTCAGGCTCCCAGCAGGCTTTGGCCGCACACGCGCACCACCTGGCCATTGACCCCGCCGGACGCCGGGTGCGCCAGCCAGGCGATGGTCTCGGCCACGTCGATCGGCTGCCCGCCCTGGGACAGCGAGTTCATGCGCCGCCCAGCCTCACGGATCATCAGCGGGATTTTCGCGGTCATCTGGGTTTCGATAAACCCCGGCGCCACCGCATTTACCGTGACCTGCAACGCAGCCGCCTGGGGGGCCAGGCCCTGCACCAGACCAATCACGCCCGCCTTGGAGGTGGCGTAGTTGCTTTGCCCGAGGTTGCCGGCAATGCCGGAAATCGACGACACGCACACAATCCGCCCGCCAGGGTTCAAGCCCTGCCCCTCCAACAATGCGCTGCTGAGCTGCAACGGTGCTTCGAGGTTGACCGCCAGCACACTGCGCCAGGCGGCTTCGGTCATCTTGGCGATGGTCTTGTCGCGGGTGATCCCGGCGTTGTGCACCACCACGTCGAATGCGCCGTATTGGCTGACATGCGCCTGCAACAGCGCGGCCGCATCGGAAGCGGTGATGTCCAGCGGCAAGGCCGAGCCGTTCACACTGTCGGCGGCTTGCTGCAGCGCAGCCTGGGCCTGGGGCACGTCCACGCAAACCACATGGGCGCCGTCGCGGGCCAGCACCTGGGCAATCGCCAGGCCAATGCCACGGGAGGCGCCGGTGACCAGGGCACGGCGGCCGGCGAAGGGTTTGTCCCAGTTCACTGTCACCTGGCCGTCCACGGGTTTTTCCAGGCGCACCACCTGGCCCGACACATAGGCCGAGCGGCGCGACAAAAAGAACCGCAGGCTGCTGGCCAGCGCGTCTTCGGCGCCCGGCGCCACGTAGATCAATTGCACTGTGACTGCGCGGCGCAATTCCTTGGCCAGCGAGCGCACCAGCCCTTCAAGGGCACGCTGGGCGATGGCCTGGGGCAAGTCCTGGCAATGTTCCGGCGCCGTGCCGAGCACCACCACGCGGCCGTGCTGGCTGAGGCGCTTGGCATTGGCGTGGAAGAACACGTAGAGCTCGTCGAGTTGTTGCAGGTCGAGCACGGCGGTGGCGTCGAACACCGCGCCCTGCACCTTGACCGTGGACGGCGCCTTGAGGGTTGCCGGGGTGGCGGCGACGGTGTCGGTGTCTTTGAAGAGCTGTTGCACCTGCGCAACCAGGCGCCCTGCCCCGGCGACGATCACCGGGTTGGCCAGGCCTTGCTGGCCGCTGCGGTGGCGCTGCAAAGGCAAGGGTTGCGGCAGGCCGATGACTTGGGCCAGGCGTCGGCCCCAGGGGGAATTGACGAAGGATAGGTAGCTGT
The window above is part of the Pseudomonas sp. KBS0710 genome. Proteins encoded here:
- a CDS encoding acetyl-CoA C-acetyltransferase, whose product is MSDYSFNPAPTRRVAIIGGNRIPFARSNTVYAHDSNQDLLVAALQGLVERYNLHGQRLGEFAAGAVIKHSRDFNLAREALLSTTLSSDTPAYDVQQACGTGLEAALLVANKIALGQIEVGIAGGADTTSDAPIGINESLRHTLLAANRARGMGAKVKALLKVRPSMFFKPLLPRNGEPRTGLSMGEHCEEMAKRWQIKRLAQDELTLTSHQRLDAAYKRGFFDDLITPYRGLARDNNLRADTSLEKLAGLSAAYDRQNGTLTAGNSTPLTDGASVVLLASEAWAAEQGLPVLAYLRTGETAAVNFVDGTEGLLMAPAYAVPRMLKREGLGFADFDFFEIHEAFAAQVLCTLKAWEDPDYCRERLGLEAPLGAIDRSKMNVNGGSLGCGHPFAATGGRQLAALAKTIHENGGGRGLISICAAGGLGITAIVEK
- a CDS encoding MaoC/PaaZ C-terminal domain-containing protein, coding for MDYVTQIIDPPPSRTQLLLDGVRALRKPKLDGPPPLPAERLVRSAVELSATGIAAYGRACGFRREQGVPLSYPHVLAFPLHLMLLTRPSFPYPASGMVHLANRIRQHQRLHEGQALRLEVYCERWVAHPKGQALSIATRAFAADTLVWESDSLYLRRDVKDPVGEPWDDVLALQEDGLLRTQRWVLPADLGRRFAKVSGDFNPIHTSVIGARIFGFRRAIAHGMWTLGRALAAQQPPGGLDQAQAHCDFKLPIFLPGQVALWSRPVTGPRREFEVRNFAGDKPHMRGLFIWKESHE
- a CDS encoding 3-oxoacyl-ACP reductase — encoded protein: MSDSYLSFVNSPWGRRLAQVIGLPQPLPLQRHRSGQQGLANPVIVAGAGRLVAQVQQLFKDTDTVAATPATLKAPSTVKVQGAVFDATAVLDLQQLDELYVFFHANAKRLSQHGRVVVLGTAPEHCQDLPQAIAQRALEGLVRSLAKELRRAVTVQLIYVAPGAEDALASSLRFFLSRRSAYVSGQVVRLEKPVDGQVTVNWDKPFAGRRALVTGASRGIGLAIAQVLARDGAHVVCVDVPQAQAALQQAADSVNGSALPLDITASDAAALLQAHVSQYGAFDVVVHNAGITRDKTIAKMTEAAWRSVLAVNLEAPLQLSSALLEGQGLNPGGRIVCVSSISGIAGNLGQSNYATSKAGVIGLVQGLAPQAAALQVTVNAVAPGFIETQMTAKIPLMIREAGRRMNSLSQGGQPIDVAETIAWLAHPASGGVNGQVVRVCGQSLLGA